The following coding sequences are from one Gemella haemolysans ATCC 10379 window:
- the rnz gene encoding ribonuclease Z, with protein MEVQFLGTGAGLPAKFRNTQSFVFNFMQELKECWMFDCGEATQHQILKTNIKPTKITKIFISHLHADHVLGLIGFLSSRSFLLDTNASKVTIYGPVGIKDFIEKNMMFTHCSLSYSVEYIEISSEQCIIDNKTVTVFSYPLAHNVECFGYKIIFKKQKGSLDADKLRELGIMPGPFYREIKESDTFEFNGKVYNSSEFLSEDKPGKEISIIPDTRYFEGLNEFVKNSNIIITECTYLLKEDAHHARKNYHLSILDVEKMIENSKVENLFLTHISARYDRNIEKDVVESLCDKCSVKIAHDLEEYTL; from the coding sequence ATGGAAGTACAATTTTTAGGAACAGGAGCTGGGCTTCCAGCAAAATTTAGAAATACACAGAGTTTTGTATTTAACTTTATGCAAGAACTAAAAGAGTGTTGGATGTTTGACTGTGGAGAGGCGACTCAACATCAGATTTTGAAAACAAACATTAAGCCAACCAAAATAACTAAAATTTTTATTAGCCATCTTCATGCTGATCATGTATTGGGGTTAATTGGTTTTTTATCTTCTAGAAGTTTTCTTTTAGATACGAATGCTTCAAAGGTTACTATTTATGGTCCAGTAGGGATTAAAGATTTTATAGAAAAGAACATGATGTTCACACATTGTTCACTTTCTTATAGCGTGGAATATATTGAAATTTCTAGTGAACAGTGTATAATAGATAATAAAACTGTTACTGTTTTTAGCTATCCATTAGCCCATAATGTTGAATGTTTTGGATATAAAATTATATTTAAAAAACAAAAAGGGAGCTTAGATGCAGATAAGTTAAGAGAATTAGGAATTATGCCAGGGCCGTTTTATAGAGAAATAAAGGAATCAGATACTTTCGAATTTAATGGAAAGGTGTATAATTCAAGTGAATTTTTATCTGAAGATAAACCTGGAAAAGAAATCTCAATTATACCAGATACAAGATACTTTGAAGGATTGAATGAATTTGTTAAAAATAGTAATATCATTATTACAGAGTGCACTTACTTATTAAAAGAAGATGCGCACCATGCGAGAAAAAATTATCATTTGAGCATTTTAGATGTTGAGAAGATGATAGAAAATAGTAAGGTTGAAAATTTATTTTTAACACATATTAGTGCAAGATATGATAGAAATATTGAAAAAGATGTTGTAGAGTCACTATGCGATAAATGTAGTGTGAAGATTGCACATGATCTAGAAGAATATACTTTGTAA
- a CDS encoding NUDIX hydrolase, with amino-acid sequence MDLEEKTIEVEKIFEGKVLDLEVHTVTLPNGETSTRELINHRGAVAILALTKEDEVILVEQYRKAIEAVTLEIPAGKLEPGEDNKKLAAIRELQEETGYVVEEEKLEMLCDVHVALGYSSELITIYYVDNLEYAGEQNPDDDEFINLRKYKIEEAFKLLDDNVITDSKTMLALSYLKNRKGAK; translated from the coding sequence ATAGATTTAGAAGAAAAAACTATTGAAGTAGAGAAAATATTCGAAGGTAAAGTTCTTGATTTAGAAGTACATACAGTAACTTTACCAAACGGAGAAACTTCAACGCGCGAACTGATAAATCATAGAGGAGCAGTGGCGATATTAGCACTTACTAAAGAGGATGAGGTAATTCTTGTTGAGCAATATAGAAAAGCTATCGAAGCAGTAACTTTAGAAATTCCTGCAGGTAAATTAGAGCCTGGAGAAGATAATAAGAAATTAGCCGCTATTCGTGAACTACAAGAAGAAACAGGATATGTGGTTGAAGAAGAGAAACTAGAAATGCTATGTGATGTGCATGTAGCTCTTGGTTATAGTTCAGAATTGATCACTATATATTATGTTGATAATTTAGAGTATGCTGGAGAACAGAATCCAGATGATGATGAATTCATTAATTTACGAAAATATAAAATTGAAGAAGCATTCAAACTTTTAGATGATAATGTTATAACTGATAGTAAGACTATGCTTGCATTATCTTACTTAAAAAATAGGAAAGGCGCAAAATAA
- a CDS encoding Fur family transcriptional regulator, translated as MTIYDEIIKIIQQSPYKLTPQREKIVEILVENDEQHLSAEELYFILKEKTPDIGIATVYRTLDIFYELKILEKISFSNGVSKYHLRQSVDDELHHHLICTNCNNIEKVSNPIFNKLIEYMRKEYSFEVQDNSLSFYGTCAKCKDKGGN; from the coding sequence ATGACTATTTATGATGAGATAATTAAAATAATTCAACAATCACCATATAAACTAACACCTCAAAGGGAAAAAATTGTTGAGATTTTAGTAGAAAATGATGAACAGCATCTTAGTGCTGAAGAATTATACTTTATTTTAAAAGAGAAAACACCAGATATCGGTATTGCTACAGTTTATAGAACTTTAGATATCTTCTATGAATTAAAAATCTTAGAAAAAATATCTTTCAGCAATGGTGTTTCTAAATATCATTTAAGACAATCTGTTGATGATGAACTACACCATCATTTAATTTGTACTAACTGTAATAATATAGAGAAAGTATCAAATCCTATATTTAACAAACTTATTGAATATATGAGAAAAGAATACTCATTTGAAGTTCAGGATAACTCTCTATCATTTTATGGTACTTGCGCTAAGTGTAAGGATAAAGGTGGAAATTAA
- a CDS encoding DUF4064 domain-containing protein — MHFDKLERILLLISSVVYVIYIGFVGGMINLFREYVGNEYLRTKIVDQIREQTRLTQDSANVSTKDMHFIFQIMGQLAWLYFALLVVLFLLLLFVILKKGVNHNIVAFLFLVYSILLLIFSLGILFISCIIYFFLGIRIILIRNSEKYKREA; from the coding sequence ATGCATTTTGACAAATTAGAGAGAATATTATTACTTATCTCTAGTGTAGTTTATGTAATATACATTGGGTTTGTTGGGGGTATGATCAATCTGTTTCGAGAGTATGTAGGAAATGAGTATTTAAGAACTAAAATTGTTGATCAGATTCGTGAACAAACGCGCCTTACTCAAGATAGTGCGAATGTCTCTACAAAAGATATGCATTTTATCTTTCAAATTATGGGACAACTTGCATGGTTATACTTTGCACTTTTAGTAGTGTTATTTTTACTTTTACTTTTTGTGATTTTAAAAAAGGGAGTAAATCATAATATAGTGGCATTTCTATTTTTAGTGTATAGTATATTACTATTAATCTTTAGTTTAGGTATATTATTTATTAGTTGTATAATATACTTTTTCTTAGGAATAAGAATAATATTAATAAGAAATTCAGAAAAATATAAGCGTGAAGCATAA
- a CDS encoding penicillin acylase family protein: MKNKVIKILKRLVIVLVTLLLLVGGYGYYFVHKSLPTVEGKTELKILDNSVKISRDKNGIPTIEAENDSDLYKAQGYIHAQDRLFQMDLARRQASGRLSEVVGEAALENDKKFLVFSLRKAAEESYKDYSEEAKKILEDYAQGVNSFIEEAKRDNKLPYEFSLLGYSPENWTPIDSLTVGKYMAYDLGGHWDHLGFNNWILNNLGEENLKQLLPDSFSKNKDNEEIIKANQGIDVSIDKNTAKTERPPMENGSNDWVVSGKKTKSGKPLLADDPHLGLGTPSVWYQMSLSTPNNKVSGVIFPGVPGIILGHNEHIAWGVTNFGPDVQDLYIEKRQENNPYKFKYDNEYYDAKVDKYSIKVKGKDAVDFEVVNTKHGPIIDQLLKPLGNKDTSFSMQWTALESTQELEAILNIDKAKNWQEFEKSLEKFKAPAQNFVFADNEGNIAYKSNGNVPIRKKGDGNLPVPGYSSDYGWSGYVSYDKLPKLVNPEEGFIATANTETVKTDYHTSNVWAQPYRKARIDEVLSKKNNLTVDDMKKLQMDTKNLYAQEFLPNFLKNINVDKISKKEIVDKLKSWNNVDEKDEAAPLIFDLWMKKIQSYILKDKMDADVYKFMPHKESYVDKVLRDSLNGKKVNLIEEKNGLQEVLTNSLNETITELEGKYGNDVSKWKWGTAHTLGFRHPLSKSSALLAYFLNPKEYPISGSKVTVQAARQNDEGLVNHGASWRFVYDFETKTGHHIVGPGQSGHFLSDNYDDQIEKWVKGEYTSESIGNIPKDKVLELVPGK; encoded by the coding sequence ATGAAAAATAAAGTTATTAAGATTTTAAAACGATTAGTAATAGTGTTAGTAACCTTGCTATTGTTGGTAGGAGGTTATGGATATTATTTTGTTCATAAATCTTTACCAACAGTAGAAGGGAAGACAGAATTAAAGATTTTAGACAATAGCGTAAAAATATCGCGTGATAAAAATGGAATTCCAACGATTGAAGCCGAAAATGATAGTGATTTATATAAAGCTCAGGGTTATATTCATGCTCAAGATAGATTATTTCAGATGGATTTAGCGAGAAGACAAGCGAGTGGTAGACTTTCTGAAGTAGTTGGTGAAGCAGCGTTAGAAAATGATAAGAAATTTCTAGTTTTTTCTTTAAGGAAAGCAGCAGAAGAATCTTACAAGGATTATTCAGAAGAAGCTAAAAAAATATTAGAAGATTATGCTCAAGGAGTAAATTCATTTATTGAAGAAGCAAAAAGAGATAATAAATTACCTTATGAGTTTTCTTTATTAGGATATTCTCCTGAAAATTGGACTCCTATTGATTCTTTAACAGTCGGGAAATACATGGCTTATGATTTAGGTGGGCACTGGGATCACTTAGGATTTAATAATTGGATTTTAAACAATTTAGGTGAAGAAAATCTAAAACAGTTACTTCCTGATAGTTTTTCAAAAAATAAAGATAATGAAGAAATTATAAAAGCGAATCAAGGTATAGATGTTAGTATAGATAAGAATACAGCTAAGACTGAGCGACCACCGATGGAAAATGGTAGCAATGACTGGGTTGTTTCTGGTAAGAAAACTAAATCTGGTAAGCCGTTATTGGCAGATGATCCTCATTTAGGGCTAGGTACTCCATCAGTTTGGTATCAGATGTCGCTTTCAACACCAAATAATAAAGTTTCAGGTGTCATTTTTCCAGGAGTACCTGGTATAATTCTTGGTCATAATGAACACATAGCATGGGGAGTTACGAATTTTGGACCAGATGTTCAAGACCTTTATATTGAAAAACGACAAGAGAATAATCCATATAAATTTAAATACGATAATGAATATTATGATGCTAAAGTTGATAAGTATTCAATAAAAGTAAAAGGAAAAGATGCTGTCGATTTTGAGGTTGTTAATACGAAGCATGGACCAATAATTGATCAACTGCTAAAACCATTAGGAAATAAAGATACGAGTTTTTCAATGCAGTGGACAGCACTTGAATCGACGCAAGAACTAGAAGCCATTTTAAATATAGATAAAGCGAAAAATTGGCAAGAATTTGAGAAATCATTGGAAAAATTCAAAGCACCAGCTCAAAACTTTGTTTTTGCGGATAATGAAGGAAATATAGCTTATAAATCAAATGGTAATGTACCTATTAGGAAAAAGGGAGATGGGAATCTTCCTGTACCAGGTTATAGTAGTGATTATGGATGGAGTGGTTATGTTTCATATGATAAATTACCGAAACTTGTTAATCCAGAAGAAGGTTTTATTGCGACAGCGAATACTGAAACTGTGAAAACTGATTATCACACATCAAACGTTTGGGCACAGCCGTATAGAAAAGCTCGTATAGATGAAGTATTATCAAAGAAAAATAATTTAACAGTTGATGATATGAAGAAACTTCAAATGGATACAAAAAATCTATATGCACAAGAATTTTTACCAAACTTCTTAAAAAATATAAATGTTGATAAAATTTCTAAAAAAGAAATAGTTGATAAACTAAAATCATGGAATAATGTAGACGAGAAAGATGAAGCAGCTCCTTTAATTTTTGATCTGTGGATGAAAAAAATCCAATCTTATATACTAAAAGACAAGATGGATGCAGATGTATACAAATTTATGCCTCATAAAGAGAGTTATGTAGATAAGGTACTTAGAGATAGTTTAAACGGTAAAAAAGTAAATCTTATTGAGGAGAAAAATGGACTACAAGAAGTATTAACAAACAGTTTAAATGAAACTATAACTGAATTAGAAGGTAAATATGGAAATGACGTATCTAAATGGAAGTGGGGTACAGCTCATACATTAGGATTCAGGCATCCATTATCTAAATCATCTGCATTGTTAGCATATTTCTTAAACCCGAAAGAATATCCTATTTCAGGTTCTAAAGTTACAGTTCAAGCAGCTAGACAAAACGATGAGGGATTAGTTAATCATGGTGCATCATGGAGATTTGTTTATGACTTTGAGACTAAAACAGGACATCATATTGTTGGACCTGGACAAAGTGGCCACTTCTTAAGTGATAATTATGATGATCAAATAGAAAAATGGGTAAAAGGAGAATATACGAGTGAATCTATAGGAAATATTCCTAAGGATAAAGTATTGGAACTAGTACCTGGAAAATAA
- a CDS encoding YggS family pyridoxal phosphate-dependent enzyme, producing the protein MNVRENFETITREIAETCKQAGRNADEVKLIAVTKYVTDARVEEALEAGITDFAENRPQNYVERKGKYSDKTWHLIGSLQTRKVRDVINEVDYFHALDRDSLAKEIEKRAEKEIKCFVQVNVSGEESKHGLTSEEAIDFIRSLEQYSKIKVVGLMTMAPFVEDEEILRNCFRKLRQLRDEVKGLDLPYAPCEFLSMGMSNDYKIAIEEGATHIRVGTALVGCELK; encoded by the coding sequence ATGAACGTTAGAGAAAATTTTGAGACAATAACAAGAGAAATAGCGGAAACTTGTAAACAAGCAGGAAGAAATGCTGATGAAGTGAAGTTAATAGCTGTAACTAAATATGTTACTGATGCTAGAGTTGAAGAGGCGCTTGAAGCGGGAATTACTGATTTTGCTGAAAATCGTCCGCAAAATTATGTTGAAAGAAAGGGTAAATATTCTGATAAGACTTGGCATCTAATCGGAAGTTTACAAACTAGAAAAGTACGTGATGTGATTAATGAGGTTGATTACTTCCACGCATTAGATAGAGACAGCTTAGCTAAAGAAATTGAAAAACGTGCAGAAAAAGAGATTAAATGTTTCGTGCAGGTGAATGTTTCTGGAGAGGAGAGTAAACATGGTTTAACTTCAGAAGAAGCCATTGATTTTATTAGATCATTGGAACAATATTCAAAAATAAAAGTTGTCGGACTTATGACTATGGCACCTTTTGTTGAAGATGAAGAAATACTACGTAATTGCTTTAGAAAATTAAGACAGTTACGTGATGAAGTAAAAGGGTTGGATTTACCATATGCACCATGTGAATTCTTATCGATGGGAATGAGTAACGACTATAAAATTGCAATTGAAGAAGGTGCGACTCATATAAGAGTTGGTACTGCATTGGTAGGTTGTGAGTTAAAATAA
- a CDS encoding M48 family metallopeptidase, with product MQRVITVDDLIVTIKYRRKMKNIYLKVEKNADVVVSAPPRTPNYIIKKLVQENIDEIKLRRNNILKSVHTVKNYVTGEKHYVFGKELTLEVRLGDKNKITISNDKLILSVKDKYQDRERIVTRELRKIVYNKCLEFLSKYEKIMNIHAEQLRIKKMKTRWGTCNIEAKRIWINYELVKYPVECLEHTIVHELTHLLETNHTPRFYTLLGKYYPNYRENDKLIKEFSKQLIG from the coding sequence ATGCAAAGAGTAATAACTGTAGATGATTTAATCGTCACTATTAAATACAGAAGAAAAATGAAAAACATCTATTTAAAAGTTGAAAAAAATGCTGATGTAGTAGTGAGCGCCCCTCCAAGAACACCTAATTATATCATAAAAAAACTTGTTCAAGAAAATATAGATGAGATAAAACTTAGAAGAAATAATATCTTGAAGAGTGTTCATACTGTTAAAAACTATGTAACAGGTGAAAAACATTATGTTTTCGGGAAGGAATTGACTTTAGAAGTTAGACTTGGAGATAAAAATAAGATAACTATTTCTAATGATAAGTTAATTCTAAGCGTTAAAGATAAATACCAAGATAGAGAACGAATAGTAACTAGGGAACTCAGAAAGATTGTTTATAATAAATGCTTGGAGTTTCTTAGTAAGTATGAAAAGATTATGAATATTCATGCTGAACAACTTAGAATTAAAAAGATGAAAACACGTTGGGGAACATGTAATATCGAAGCGAAAAGAATCTGGATAAACTATGAACTTGTAAAATATCCAGTTGAGTGTTTGGAACATACTATTGTTCACGAACTTACTCATTTGTTAGAAACAAATCACACACCGAGATTTTATACATTGTTAGGAAAATACTATCCTAATTACAGAGAAAATGATAAATTAATAAAAGAATTTAGTAAACAATTAATCGGTTGA
- the tig gene encoding trigger factor, producing MSQILNKEDGKVVIAFSATKEEFAKGLDQAFKRAVKRVNAPGFRKGKLPRAVFNKMYGEEALFQDAVDFVLPAAYTKAIDELEVSPLAMPDIDVKEISKEEGVKFEAVVTVKPNVELGEYKNLGLEKESVEVTDADVEERLDSLLSRQAEWQIKEGESKKGDIVVIDFKGFIGDEAFEGGEAKGYELELGSGSFIPGFEEQLEGKVAPVDTEVNVTFPENYQVADLAGKAAKFEVTVHDVKEKVLPELTDEFVKEFTKEAASTVAEYKEKLKEEIKLEKENLAEKSYSDKVISTAVENAKVSVPEKLVEQEVNSMFEQFTGNLSRQGLSFDLYEQFTGKGEADLKAEMKSDAENKIKTSFVLGEIAEVEKVEVTEADIDAEVKELATMYNMTEEGIKQRISVEDLRGELVIQKTVDFLKANN from the coding sequence ATGTCACAAATTTTAAATAAAGAAGATGGAAAAGTAGTTATTGCTTTTTCAGCAACAAAAGAAGAATTTGCGAAAGGATTAGATCAAGCATTCAAACGTGCAGTTAAACGTGTTAACGCACCTGGATTCAGAAAAGGTAAATTACCAAGAGCTGTGTTCAACAAAATGTACGGTGAAGAAGCGTTATTCCAAGATGCAGTAGATTTCGTATTACCAGCAGCTTATACAAAAGCTATCGATGAATTAGAAGTTTCACCATTAGCTATGCCTGATATCGATGTTAAAGAAATCAGCAAAGAAGAAGGTGTTAAATTCGAAGCAGTTGTTACTGTTAAACCAAACGTTGAATTAGGTGAATACAAAAACCTTGGATTAGAAAAAGAATCAGTAGAAGTTACAGATGCTGATGTAGAAGAAAGATTAGATAGCTTATTAAGCCGTCAAGCTGAATGGCAAATCAAAGAAGGAGAATCTAAAAAAGGTGATATCGTAGTTATCGACTTTAAAGGATTCATCGGAGACGAAGCTTTTGAAGGTGGAGAAGCTAAAGGTTACGAATTAGAATTAGGTTCAGGTTCATTCATCCCTGGATTCGAAGAACAATTAGAAGGAAAAGTTGCACCAGTTGACACAGAAGTTAACGTAACATTCCCAGAAAACTACCAAGTAGCTGACCTTGCAGGTAAAGCAGCTAAATTCGAAGTTACAGTTCACGACGTAAAAGAAAAAGTTTTACCAGAATTAACTGACGAATTCGTTAAAGAATTTACTAAAGAAGCAGCTTCAACTGTAGCTGAATACAAAGAAAAATTAAAAGAAGAAATCAAATTAGAAAAAGAAAACTTAGCAGAAAAATCTTACTCTGATAAAGTAATTTCTACAGCTGTAGAAAACGCAAAAGTTTCTGTACCAGAAAAATTAGTAGAACAAGAAGTTAACTCTATGTTCGAGCAATTCACTGGAAACTTATCTCGTCAAGGATTATCATTCGACTTATATGAGCAATTCACTGGAAAAGGTGAAGCTGATCTTAAAGCAGAAATGAAATCAGACGCTGAAAACAAAATCAAAACTTCATTTGTACTAGGTGAAATCGCTGAAGTAGAAAAAGTTGAAGTAACAGAAGCTGACATCGATGCAGAAGTTAAAGAACTTGCTACTATGTACAACATGACTGAAGAAGGAATCAAACAACGTATTAGTGTTGAAGACTTACGTGGTGAGTTAGTAATCCAAAAAACTGTAGATTTCTTAAAAGCTAACAACTAA
- a CDS encoding DNA alkylation repair protein: MNEYIKSLEQEFSLIKSGFKEEEKRALDDYKSNDKEYVKKLAFLSYESKVYQVRMYGVFLFGYLSDDSDILTFMRDEVSKDDNWRVQEVLAKAFDEYCKNKGYENSISVIDEWLRSDNLNTRRAVTEGLRIWTSRPYFKENPREAIKRIAPLKEDTSEYVRKSVGNALRDISRKFPELISEELKTWNLETREIKQVYKLASRFVVE, from the coding sequence TTGAATGAGTATATTAAAAGTCTAGAACAAGAATTTTCTTTAATAAAGAGTGGATTTAAGGAAGAAGAGAAAAGAGCGTTAGATGATTATAAATCTAATGATAAAGAGTATGTTAAAAAACTAGCTTTCTTGTCATATGAATCAAAAGTATATCAAGTTAGAATGTACGGTGTGTTTCTTTTCGGTTATTTATCAGATGATAGTGATATCCTAACTTTTATGAGAGATGAAGTATCTAAAGATGATAATTGGAGAGTGCAAGAGGTACTTGCGAAAGCATTTGATGAATATTGTAAAAATAAAGGTTATGAAAATTCAATCTCTGTAATTGATGAGTGGCTAAGGTCTGATAATCTGAATACGAGAAGAGCTGTTACAGAAGGATTAAGGATATGGACCAGTAGACCATATTTCAAAGAAAATCCACGAGAAGCAATAAAAAGAATAGCCCCATTAAAAGAAGACACTAGTGAATATGTAAGAAAATCAGTAGGAAATGCATTAAGGGATATAAGTAGAAAATTTCCAGAACTCATAAGTGAAGAATTAAAAACTTGGAATTTAGAAACCAGGGAAATCAAACAAGTATATAAATTAGCGAGTAGATTTGTTGTGGAGTAA
- a CDS encoding type I restriction-modification system subunit M, giving the protein MGNSVKENYEIIQRAELHRKIWEIADDVRGAVDGWDFKQYILGILFYRFISENMRDYFNRAEREAGAVDFNYAELSDDEALKYFKPGTVKEKGFFILPSQLFENIVKTATKEDNLNAKLDTIFKEIEASAIGSASEEDFKGLFRDVDLTSDRLGESVPEKNMKLTSILVGISELNFGNFEDNHIDAFGDAYEYLISNYASNAGKSGGEFFTPQTVSRLLAKIVVDGKDKINKVYDPTCGSGSLLLQMRKFECVEIEEGYYGQEINMTNYNLARMNMFLHNVNYNDFSIKRGDTLLNPYHGEERPFDAIVSNPPYSIKWIGDADPTLINDERFAPAGKLAPKSYADYAFIMHSLSYLSSKGRAAIVCFPGIFYRKGAEKTIRKYLVDNNFVDCVIQLPDNLFFGTSIATCVLVLAKNKTENKTLFIDASKEFKKETNNNILEEKNIDNIIEEFRNRADVEHFSRYVDSSEIEENDYNLSVSTYVEKEDTREKIDIKVLNKEIAETVEKIDELRASIDEIVRELESDE; this is encoded by the coding sequence ATGGGAAATAGTGTAAAAGAAAATTACGAAATAATACAACGTGCAGAATTACATAGAAAAATTTGGGAGATTGCTGATGATGTACGAGGTGCAGTAGATGGCTGGGATTTTAAACAGTATATATTAGGTATACTATTCTATAGATTCATCTCAGAAAACATGAGAGATTATTTTAATAGAGCCGAACGTGAAGCAGGAGCTGTGGATTTTAATTATGCTGAGTTGAGTGATGACGAGGCGTTAAAATATTTTAAACCTGGAACTGTTAAAGAAAAAGGATTTTTCATTTTGCCGAGCCAACTTTTTGAAAATATTGTAAAAACTGCAACTAAAGAAGATAACTTAAATGCTAAATTAGATACGATATTCAAAGAAATTGAAGCAAGTGCTATTGGAAGTGCTTCAGAAGAGGATTTCAAAGGATTATTTAGAGATGTTGATTTAACAAGTGATCGTTTAGGAGAATCTGTACCCGAAAAAAATATGAAATTAACTAGTATTTTAGTAGGTATTAGTGAACTTAATTTTGGTAATTTTGAAGACAATCATATTGATGCATTTGGAGATGCCTATGAATATTTAATTTCTAATTATGCATCTAATGCAGGTAAATCTGGTGGAGAGTTTTTCACTCCTCAAACAGTGTCAAGATTGTTAGCTAAAATAGTAGTAGATGGAAAAGATAAGATTAATAAAGTATACGACCCGACATGTGGAAGTGGTTCATTATTATTACAGATGAGAAAGTTCGAATGTGTGGAGATAGAAGAAGGTTATTATGGTCAAGAAATAAATATGACTAACTATAACTTAGCGCGAATGAACATGTTCTTGCACAATGTGAACTACAATGATTTTTCTATTAAACGAGGAGATACACTATTAAATCCTTATCATGGGGAAGAAAGACCGTTCGATGCTATAGTATCAAACCCACCGTATTCTATAAAATGGATAGGTGATGCGGATCCAACATTAATTAACGATGAACGTTTCGCACCTGCTGGTAAACTTGCGCCTAAATCATATGCGGACTATGCGTTTATTATGCATTCACTTAGTTATTTATCAAGTAAAGGACGAGCAGCTATAGTTTGCTTCCCAGGTATTTTTTATAGGAAAGGTGCAGAGAAAACTATTAGAAAATATTTAGTAGATAATAACTTTGTAGATTGTGTTATTCAACTTCCTGATAATCTATTCTTTGGAACGTCGATTGCTACTTGTGTATTAGTATTAGCGAAAAATAAAACTGAGAACAAAACTTTATTTATAGATGCATCTAAAGAATTCAAAAAAGAAACAAACAATAATATATTAGAAGAAAAAAATATAGATAATATCATTGAAGAGTTTAGAAATAGAGCAGATGTGGAACACTTTTCACGTTATGTAGATAGTAGTGAAATAGAGGAAAATGATTATAATTTATCAGTATCAACATATGTAGAAAAAGAAGACACTAGAGAAAAAATCGACATCAAAGTATTAAATAAAGAAATTGCTGAAACTGTGGAGAAAATAGATGAATTACGTGCATCTATAGATGAGATAGTTAGGGAGCTAGAGAGCGATGAATAA
- a CDS encoding virulence RhuM family protein translates to MNNNIIIYNTEDGKSKINLKLEDGTIWLNQLQIAELFQTTKQNISKHIKAIFEDDELSEVSTVNYQLTVQKEGKREIERNIAFYNLDMILAVGYRVRSPRGVQFRKYATTVLKEYLIKGFAMDDDRLKNFGGGNYFKELLDRIRDIRSSEKVFYRQVLELFSTSIDYDKNSDEAKKFFATVQNKMHYAIHHHTASELVFDRVDGDKEFMGLTTFKGELPTLTEAKTAKNYLNEKELRSLNQLVSGYLDFAERQAERAVAMTMVDWIKHVDNILRATGEDILENAGKISRIQMEEKVEEEYKKYSEHTLTQVEQDYLEEIKNIEKIAKKGGK, encoded by the coding sequence ATGAATAATAACATTATTATTTATAATACGGAAGACGGAAAGTCAAAAATAAATCTTAAGTTAGAAGATGGAACAATTTGGCTTAATCAACTACAAATAGCAGAACTTTTTCAAACAACCAAACAGAACATTAGCAAGCATATAAAAGCTATATTTGAAGATGATGAACTTAGTGAAGTTTCAACTGTCAACTATCAGTTGACAGTTCAAAAAGAAGGGAAAAGGGAAATAGAAAGAAATATTGCTTTTTATAACCTTGATATGATTCTCGCTGTTGGTTATCGTGTGCGTTCTCCACGTGGAGTACAATTTAGAAAATATGCAACTACAGTTTTAAAAGAATATCTAATTAAAGGTTTCGCTATGGATGATGATCGTCTTAAAAACTTTGGTGGTGGAAACTACTTTAAAGAACTTTTAGATCGCATTCGTGATATTCGTTCTAGTGAGAAAGTATTCTATCGTCAAGTGTTAGAATTATTCTCAACATCAATAGACTATGATAAGAATAGTGATGAAGCGAAGAAATTCTTTGCAACTGTTCAAAATAAAATGCATTACGCAATACATCATCATACGGCAAGTGAATTGGTATTTGATAGAGTAGATGGTGATAAAGAATTTATGGGACTAACTACCTTTAAAGGAGAATTACCAACATTAACAGAAGCTAAAACAGCTAAAAACTATTTAAATGAAAAAGAATTACGTAGTTTAAATCAACTTGTATCTGGGTATTTAGACTTTGCAGAAAGACAAGCAGAACGTGCTGTAGCTATGACAATGGTAGATTGGATAAAACATGTCGATAATATTCTACGAGCAACAGGTGAAGATATATTAGAAAATGCTGGGAAAATATCACGAATACAAATGGAAGAAAAAGTGGAAGAAGAATATAAAAAGTATTCAGAACACACTTTAACTCAAGTAGAACAAGATTATTTAGAAGAAATTAAAAATATAGAAAAAATAGCAAAGAAAGGAGGAAAATAG